One part of the Candidatus Hydrogenedens sp. genome encodes these proteins:
- the ald gene encoding alanine dehydrogenase gives MIIGIPKEIKPGEKRVGIVPSGVSAFVAHGHKVLVEKGAGLGSGIPDDNYRKAGAKIISSAKQIWEQADMIIKVKEPLDNEIKLCRPGQILYTYLHLASNEVLTRGLLEQQIVGVAYETIQLDDGSLPLLTPMSEVAGRLSVQVGARCLEATYGGMGVLLGGVSGVKPAKVVILGAGVAGSNACTIAVGMGAHVTIIDINPARLRYIQDIMQGRVTTLMSNRANIAEEVSQADLLIGSVLVPGAKAPRLVTKDMIKNMKPNSAIVDIAIDQGGCIETSKPTTHDNPTYRVNDVIHYCVTNMPGAVPRTSTYALTNVTLGYGLMIADFGIDKAIAKDKALRKGINLYKGKITYKAVAEAFNMDWEEIG, from the coding sequence ATGATAATAGGAATCCCAAAAGAAATTAAACCGGGCGAAAAAAGAGTAGGTATTGTTCCATCTGGTGTTTCTGCTTTTGTAGCACATGGTCATAAGGTCCTTGTGGAGAAAGGAGCAGGTTTGGGTAGTGGGATTCCCGATGATAATTATCGTAAGGCTGGGGCAAAAATTATCTCGTCTGCGAAACAAATTTGGGAACAGGCAGACATGATAATTAAGGTAAAGGAACCCTTAGATAATGAAATAAAATTATGTCGACCAGGACAAATCTTATATACATATCTTCATTTAGCATCGAATGAAGTTCTAACCCGTGGTTTGTTAGAACAACAAATAGTCGGTGTGGCATATGAAACTATTCAATTAGATGACGGTTCCCTTCCTTTATTGACCCCAATGAGTGAGGTAGCAGGACGTCTATCTGTGCAAGTTGGGGCTCGTTGTTTAGAAGCCACTTACGGCGGTATGGGTGTATTATTAGGCGGTGTTTCTGGTGTAAAACCTGCAAAGGTTGTGATTTTAGGTGCTGGCGTTGCTGGATCCAATGCCTGCACTATTGCTGTGGGTATGGGTGCTCATGTCACTATTATTGATATTAATCCTGCACGACTACGGTATATTCAGGACATTATGCAGGGAAGAGTTACAACATTGATGTCAAACCGTGCAAATATTGCAGAAGAAGTCTCACAGGCTGATTTGTTAATCGGCTCCGTATTAGTTCCTGGAGCCAAAGCACCGCGACTGGTCACAAAGGATATGATTAAAAACATGAAACCAAATTCTGCAATTGTTGATATAGCCATTGACCAAGGGGGCTGTATCGAAACGTCAAAACCCACAACGCATGATAACCCTACCTATCGTGTAAATGATGTAATACATTATTGTGTAACGAATATGCCCGGTGCTGTCCCTCGAACATCAACTTATGCATTAACCAATGTTACATTAGGTTATGGTCTTATGATTGCCGATTTTGGCATTGACAAGGCAATTGCGAAGGATAAGGCACTCCGTAAAGGTATAAATTTATATAAGGGTAAAATTACATATAAGGCTGTGGCTGAAGCATTTAATATGGATTGGGAGGAAATAGGCTAA
- a CDS encoding sugar phosphate isomerase/epimerase family protein, with protein sequence MYIAIRDSVLLEVFPNVVEGAKYLNINHIEFRLNNNFSVANLESDGEMLLETDEQILLYKEECQKQNLIVSALLTEFDLSMASFEKSVEWFKKAVHIAEALEAKVIRIDSMVQQEHLYTFGKKVELYTNVFSEVIAETDDTEIEFGLENHGREGNNPIFLWAVVKNIDSPRFGLTLDFGNFYWRGYPLSETETILKLLAPYTKHTHIKNIAYPKTAQEIYREVGWEYDTYVCPIFQGDINIESVLIELKNADYNNVLCIEDESLHHYSDPEKKKEILQKDTEFLIEIMNDIHFDN encoded by the coding sequence ATGTATATCGCCATTCGTGATTCAGTCCTACTCGAGGTATTTCCAAACGTTGTAGAGGGAGCAAAATATCTCAATATAAATCATATTGAATTTCGGCTAAATAACAACTTTTCTGTTGCTAATTTAGAATCCGATGGCGAAATGTTATTAGAAACAGATGAACAAATTCTTTTATATAAAGAAGAATGTCAAAAACAAAACCTTATTGTTTCTGCCTTACTTACAGAGTTCGACCTTAGCATGGCATCGTTTGAGAAATCAGTAGAGTGGTTCAAAAAGGCTGTTCATATTGCTGAGGCACTGGAAGCAAAAGTAATTCGTATCGATTCAATGGTTCAGCAAGAGCATTTGTATACTTTTGGTAAAAAGGTAGAGTTGTATACAAATGTTTTCTCTGAAGTTATTGCTGAAACTGATGATACTGAGATAGAATTTGGTCTTGAAAATCATGGACGTGAAGGCAATAATCCTATCTTCCTATGGGCTGTTGTGAAGAATATTGATAGCCCACGGTTTGGATTAACATTAGATTTTGGCAATTTCTACTGGCGAGGCTATCCATTATCAGAAACGGAAACAATACTAAAATTGCTTGCTCCCTATACAAAACATACCCATATTAAAAATATTGCTTACCCAAAAACTGCACAGGAGATATATCGTGAAGTGGGTTGGGAATATGACACCTACGTTTGTCCTATATTTCAAGGCGATATAAATATCGAATCGGTGTTAATTGAATTAAAAAATGCCGACTATAACAATGTATTATGTATCGAAGATGAATCCTTACATCACTACTCAGACCCTGAAAAGAAGAAAGAAATTCTTCAAAAAGATACCGAATTTCTAATAGAGATAATGAATGATATTCATTTCGACAATTAG